One Epinephelus moara isolate mb chromosome 20, YSFRI_EMoa_1.0, whole genome shotgun sequence genomic window carries:
- the rerglb gene encoding RERG/RAS-like b: MNDIKLALLGSQGAGKSAVLVRFLTRRFIGEYASNANSLYHKRLSIDGRQLNLEVFDPCSQSSEARCILEEPVDWADGFVVVYNISDRTSFINAKNILQQIKEARMDNCKGETEVPVCLVGNKQDLCHARQVREDEGRSLAQENRCHFQEVSAAESYQDIANLFTQLIRQVMEHLKYRADRRRYSGSKSMAKLINNVFGKRRKSV; encoded by the exons ATGAACGACATTAAACTGGCTCTGCTGGGGAGTCAAGGGGCTGGGAAATCAG CTGTCCTCGTACGCTTCCTGACCAGACGCTTCATCGGTGAATATGCCTCTAATGCCA ACTCTCTGTACCATAAAAGGCTGTCGATCGACGGCAGGCAGCTGAATCTGGAGGTGTTTGACCCCTGCTCTCAG AGCTCAGAGGCCAGGTGTATCCTGGAGGAGCCGGTGGACTGGGCAGACGGCTTCGTGGTGGTGTACAACATCAGCGACCGCACTTCCTTCATCAATGCCAAGAACATCCTGCAGCAGATCAAAGAGGCGCGCATGGACAACTGCAAAGG ggAGACGGAGGTTCCTGTGTGTCTGGTGGGAAACAAACAGGACCTGTGTCACGCCCGACAGGTCCGTGAGGACGAGGGCCGCAGCCTGGCTCAGGAGAACCGCTGTCACTTCCAGGAGGTGTCCGCTGCCGAGAGCTACCAGGACATCGCCAACCTCTTCACCCAACTCATCCGACAGGTGATGGAGCACCTCAAGTACAGAGCGGACCGCCGGCGCTACAGCGGCTCCAAGTCCATGGCCAAGCTCATCAACAATGTGTttgggaagaggaggaagtctGTGTGA
- the LOC126408625 gene encoding rhombotin-1-like produces MVLDKEDSVSLVSLQSREKSRGCAGCNGKIRDRFMLQALDRFWHEDCLKCACCDCRLGRVGSTLYTRANLILCRRDYLRLFGVTGNCAACSKLIPAFEMVMRARDNVYHLDCFACQLCRQRFCVGDKFFLKNNMILCQLDYEGGHLNGSAERPSQ; encoded by the exons ATGGTGCTGGACAAGGAGGACA GTGTGTCTCTGGTGTCCCTCCAGTCCAGAGAGAAGTCGCGGGGCTGCGCCGGCTGTAATGGGAAGATCCGGGACCGTTTCATGCTGCAGGCGCTGGACAGGTTCTGGCACGAGGACTGTCTGAAGTGCGCCTGCTGTGACTGCCGCCTGGGCCGGGTGGGCTCCACCCTCTACACCCGCGCCAACCTCATCCTCTGCCGCAGGGACTACCTCAG GCTCTTTGGGGTGACGGGGAACTGTGCAGCCTGCAGTAAGCTGATCCCTGCCTTTGAGATGGTGATGAGAGCCAGAGACAACGTCTACCATTTAGACTGCTTCGCCTGTCAGCTCTGCCGCCAGAG ATTTTGCGTGGGAGACAAGTTTTTCCTCAAGAACAACATGATCCTGTGCCAGCTGGACTACGAAGGAGGCCATCTTAACGGCAGCGCGGAGAGGCCGTCTCAATAA